One window of the Streptomyces sp. V4I8 genome contains the following:
- a CDS encoding CDP-glycerol glycerophosphotransferase family protein, giving the protein MARFSIIIPVFKVQGFLRECLDSVLGQSYADFEVIAVDDCSPDGCGAILDEYAKRDNRVRVLHLSENVGLGRARNAGMPYATGDYLFFLDSDDTLTPGALHAMADRLADTSDPDVLVFDYVRAYWWGGARRNVLAHMLADTGYGTFTVAEHPEILDLLMVVWNKVYRRDFVEREGFTFPPGYYEDTPWTFPVMLTAQRIATLDRICLNYRQRRQGNILSTTSRKHFDIHDQYERVFAFVDSRAELASWRPYLHAKMGKHCLDILAKPDRLAPSDKAEFFRRTAEMFRERKPQGASISGKLTLLEGSYAAYRAKQHAVRMGRRLERRAQQVRRAASRRIERGQSAVAMRRSLDPNLAVYSAFSHKGVIGDPAAIYHKAREIAPHIRGVWVVRDKRQAELVPEDIATVLLDSAEYRRVTGRAKYFINNVNWPGTLTKRPGSVHIHTHQGTPLKYMAADLLTKPGARHGFNVPKMLWRADRWDYSLVANRHSELVWERAYPCHFTSARTGSPRNDVLVNAGPEAVEAARARFGVPAGHTVVLYAPTRRDYRRGGHVDRIDLARFARDLGTGHTLVVRLHPSLANGTARGMGLADLHRRGVLIDATDEPHVEEVMLAADVLVTDYSALMFDYANLDRPIVIHADDWGAYAASRGAYFDITADAPGHVSCSYRELAWLFASGTWRDGESARLRAGFRERFCEFDDGRAAERVVRTLMLRQNGETLEPPFAQLPDSTLPSTPTGGSLPTTPTSLSVDLTT; this is encoded by the coding sequence ATGGCCCGCTTCAGCATCATCATCCCTGTGTTCAAAGTTCAGGGCTTCCTACGGGAGTGCCTGGACTCGGTGCTCGGGCAGTCGTACGCCGACTTCGAGGTGATCGCCGTCGACGACTGTTCGCCGGACGGCTGCGGCGCGATCCTCGACGAATACGCGAAGCGAGACAACCGAGTTCGCGTGCTGCACTTGTCGGAGAATGTCGGCCTGGGGCGCGCCCGGAACGCCGGAATGCCATACGCCACCGGTGACTACCTCTTCTTCCTGGACAGCGACGACACCCTCACCCCGGGCGCACTGCACGCGATGGCCGACCGGTTGGCGGACACATCCGACCCGGATGTGCTGGTCTTCGATTACGTGCGGGCGTACTGGTGGGGTGGAGCGCGCAGGAATGTGCTGGCGCACATGCTGGCCGACACGGGGTACGGCACCTTCACCGTGGCCGAACACCCGGAAATCCTCGACCTGTTAATGGTGGTGTGGAACAAGGTCTACCGGCGGGACTTCGTCGAGCGCGAGGGCTTCACCTTCCCGCCGGGCTATTACGAGGACACACCATGGACCTTCCCGGTCATGCTCACCGCGCAGCGGATCGCCACACTCGACCGGATCTGTCTGAACTACCGCCAGCGCCGACAAGGCAACATTCTGTCGACGACCAGCCGTAAACACTTCGATATTCACGACCAGTACGAGCGGGTCTTCGCCTTTGTCGATTCGCGGGCGGAGCTGGCGAGCTGGCGTCCATACCTGCACGCCAAGATGGGCAAGCACTGTTTGGACATCCTTGCAAAGCCGGACCGGCTGGCCCCCTCCGACAAGGCTGAGTTCTTCCGTCGCACCGCCGAGATGTTCCGCGAACGCAAGCCGCAGGGGGCGTCCATCTCCGGAAAACTCACGTTACTGGAGGGCAGTTACGCCGCTTATCGAGCCAAGCAACATGCGGTTCGGATGGGCCGCCGGCTGGAGCGCCGGGCACAGCAGGTGCGGCGGGCGGCGAGCCGCAGGATCGAGCGGGGACAGTCGGCAGTTGCCATGCGCCGGTCGCTGGATCCGAACCTCGCCGTGTACTCGGCGTTCTCACACAAGGGGGTCATCGGTGATCCTGCGGCGATCTATCACAAGGCGCGCGAGATCGCCCCCCACATCCGGGGGGTATGGGTCGTGCGCGACAAGAGGCAGGCGGAGTTAGTGCCCGAAGACATCGCGACCGTCCTCCTGGACTCCGCCGAATACCGTCGAGTCACCGGACGAGCCAAGTACTTCATCAACAACGTCAACTGGCCGGGCACCCTGACCAAGCGCCCCGGCAGCGTCCACATCCACACCCATCAGGGCACCCCGCTGAAGTACATGGCGGCCGACCTGCTGACCAAGCCCGGCGCGCGGCACGGCTTCAACGTGCCGAAGATGCTGTGGCGCGCGGACCGCTGGGACTACAGCCTGGTGGCCAACCGGCACTCGGAGCTGGTGTGGGAGCGGGCGTATCCCTGCCACTTCACGTCGGCGCGCACGGGCAGCCCGCGCAACGACGTGCTGGTCAACGCGGGCCCGGAGGCCGTCGAGGCCGCCCGCGCCCGGTTCGGGGTCCCCGCCGGGCACACCGTCGTGCTGTACGCGCCGACCCGCCGCGACTACCGCCGCGGCGGCCATGTCGACCGGATCGACCTGGCCCGGTTCGCCCGCGACCTCGGCACCGGCCACACCCTGGTCGTACGGCTGCACCCGTCGCTGGCGAACGGCACGGCACGCGGGATGGGCCTGGCCGATCTGCACCGGCGAGGCGTACTGATCGACGCGACGGACGAACCGCACGTGGAAGAGGTGATGCTCGCCGCCGACGTGCTGGTCACCGACTACTCAGCCCTGATGTTCGACTACGCCAACCTGGACCGGCCGATCGTGATCCATGCCGACGACTGGGGGGCGTACGCGGCGAGCCGGGGCGCCTACTTCGACATCACCGCGGACGCGCCGGGTCATGTGTCGTGCTCCTACCGGGAGTTGGCGTGGCTGTTCGCCTCCGGGACCTGGCGGGACGGGGAGTCGGCGCGGTTGCGGGCCGGGTTCCGGGAGCGGTTCTGCGAGTTCGACGACGGACGCGCCGCCGAACGCGTCGTACGCACACTCATGCTGCGGCAGAACGGGGAGACGCTGGAGCCTCCGTTCGCTCAGCTGCCCGACTCCACGTTGCCAAGTACCCCGACTGGTGGTTCCTTGCCCACGACCCCTACCAGTCTCAGCGTCGACCTCACAACGTGA
- a CDS encoding WhiB family transcriptional regulator yields the protein MSTLNSWSKQAACSGGDPDDLFVEGTAQHRAKAVCTGCLVRTECLAYALDHRIEHGVWGGMTERERRAVLRRRPTVTSWRLLLESAHRDHQPSRAADRIKQVLSEAG from the coding sequence GTGAGCACACTCAATAGCTGGAGCAAGCAGGCAGCGTGCAGCGGCGGCGATCCGGACGACCTCTTCGTCGAAGGCACCGCGCAACACCGGGCCAAAGCCGTGTGCACGGGCTGCCTGGTACGTACCGAGTGCCTCGCATACGCCCTGGACCATCGTATTGAGCACGGGGTATGGGGAGGAATGACCGAACGAGAGCGCCGCGCCGTCTTACGACGCCGGCCGACAGTCACCTCATGGCGTCTGCTGCTGGAATCAGCCCACAGGGATCACCAGCCCTCCCGTGCCGCCGACCGCATCAAGCAAGTCCTTTCCGAAGCCGGCTGA